The DNA segment GTGCGCCGCATCACGATGCCCACCCTGATCCTCGACTACGAGGACGAACAGTTCTACCCAGGACAACCACGCCAGATGTTCGACAAGCTGACCGCACCCAAGGACTACATGAAACTCACCGCGGCCACCGGCGCACAACTGCACTGCTCCCCTATGGCCCCCCAGCAGCACTGCGAGGTCGTCTTCGACTGGCTGCAGGAGAAGCTGCCGGGCAGCTGATTCGCGCGGGCCTCGTCGTCATGGCGCCCCAGCTGCCCGATTGGGCCGGGGTGGGCAGGCGCGCGGCGGCGAGGGTTGCTGCCCCGTCGCCTCAGCCCGCCACACGTCGATGAGTGGTTGCCCCCGCGAGCACAGCGCGGCCCCGACTCCGGGCGTCCGGTCGGGGCCGCGCTGTTGAGGTGTCAGTTGTCCGTTCCGTCACCGGGGACGGCGTCGGCGGGGCTGGTGTGCCAGTTGGTGACGATGGGCCTGTCGACGGTGACGGAGCCCGTGGAGACGCTCGCCGGGTTCGGGTCGGACGAGCCGATCGCCGCGATGAGGAAAGTGAACTCGACGCCGCCGTTGGTCTTGGTGGTCTTGGGGTTGATGCCGGCATAGGCGGTCTTGGAGCCGCTGAGTGTGACCGCCGGGCCGACCGCCTGCTCGGCGGGGTGCGCCTCGATGCCGTTGGATCCGAAGGAGATGGAGGGCAGCCCGCTGGGGATCGTGCAGGTGATGCCGGGCTTGGCGCGGGCAGAAAGCAGGATGTAGCCGCCCGCCTGCGACTCGGAGCGCGCCGAGAACTTCAGGTCGTTGGCCCCGCAGGACTGTCCGTGGCCCTTCTGGTCTCCGGGCTGGCCCGACTTGGAGCCCGACGAGGACGAACCGTCCTTCGCCGACGTGCCCCCATTCGCGGACGAGCCGGCCTCCTTGCCGCTGCCGGAGCCCTCCTGGGACGCACCGCTCGACGACTCCGGGGTGGCCTTGGCGGACGCCGCGGAGTCGTCGGACGCGGCCGACCCGCTACCGCCATTCGTGCCGCAGGCGGTGACAGTCGCCGCGAGCGCTACACCGGCAGCCGCGGTGAGCGCGGCACGTCGTATACGGGCGGTGTAGGTGCGGTTCACAGATACTCCTCGTTGCGTTCAGGGAGAGAGGGGCCAGGCTGAAGGCTCTTCGGCCCCTCGCCGAAGGTCACTATTCTTCCTCACGCCACTGGCGAACCTACACGCGGGTAAACCACGAACAGGCAGATGGGGCGGAGGGGTTGGCCCCGGCAACATGTGAGGGCCTGGCCCAGCCGTGCGAGTCCGGTTCCGGCCGAAGCCACGGTTCTTGCATGACGTACACCCGGTAGGGCACGGCGGTTCCGTCCTCGGTGGTTGGTTCGGTCGGATGTGCCGGTGTGGGTGAACCCGGCTTTGGCGAGGACTCGGCCGGAGGCCGGGTTGGCGGGGTGGTGCGTGGCCTCCAGGTGGTCCAGGCCGGCAGGGCGAATCGGGTGGGCTATCTCGGGCTGATCGTGACCCGGTAGGTGGCTCCGGCCCTGCCGTGGGTGGTCACGGTGACGGACTGGCCGTAGTGGTCCCAACTGGCCTTGTTGCCTTGGATGTCGATGCGGTAGCCGCCTGGGTACGTGTCCCGGGGCACGGTGATCCGGGTGGGCCCCACCGCGGTGTCGCGGGTGCGGAAAGTGAGCGTGTAGGTGCGGGTAGCCGGGTCGTACGCGAACGTGAGCGGGTCGCCCGCGACGGCCTGCGCATATGGCTGGACGAGCAGTTGGGCGTTGGGCTTCGCGGTGCCCGTCTGGTCGAGGAAGCAGTAGCCGCCGCCCCGGCACCACTGCCACCACGTCCAGCCGCTGGCGAAGCGGTCCAGGGAGGCCGTCATGTCGGTGACGAACTGGCTCGCGTGCGGAACGTAGGGGTTGCCGCCCCACTCCCCCACGATCACCGGCATGCGGTGACGGGTCGGGTAGTCGCTGATCGCGGCCTCGTAGGAGGGGATGAAGGGGCCGTTGGGGTCGTAGTCGGCGCCGGTTTCCATCGCGGTCTCGTAGAAGTGCGGCGCGTAGCCGGCGTGCGGGTCGTCGATGTGGCCCATCCGGGTCGGGACGCCGACACCGACGATGACGGTCGGTTCGACGAATACCCACGACTTGCGGTCGACCAGGCGGATCGCCCGGGCCAGGCGGTTCCACAGCTCGGTGAGTTCGGTGGCCTCGAAGCGGGCCGCGGCGGCGGGGAGGTCTTCACCTTCGAGGAACTTCGCGAACGGCTCATTCATCAGGTCGTAGCCGAGCAGCGCCGGGTGCCTGCCCAGGGCGGAGGCGACCGTCATCCACATGCGAGCGTGCGCGGCGCGGAAGTCGGCGTCCTTGTACAGGTGGTCGAAGGCGGTCTGTACGGACGGCTCGAAGTACTCGGAGAACCAGTCGTCGGGTATCGGCCAGAACGGTAACCCCTCGTCGCGGGTGGCCCAGTCGGGGACGCCGCGGGAGCCGAAGTGCGGGCCGTATACGTCCTGGTGGGCGTCGAGGATGACCTTGATGTGGTAGCGGTTGGCCCAGTCGAGGATGCGGCGCATCTTGGTGAGGTAGCCGCGGTCGTAGTGGCCGGGGGTGGGTTCGAGGTCGTCCCAGAAGAACGCGAGGCGCGCGAGGTTGAAGCCCCGGGCGGCCATATCCTTCAGGTCGTACTCGTGGATGTCGGCGAAGGCGTTGGCGCCTCGGCTGTTCTTGTCGGCGAGGTTGAAGCCGCGCCACTGGAGCGCGCGGCCTTGGCCGTCGGTGATGAAGGTGCGGTCACCGACCGTGACCCGGTCGGGGACACGGACGGGCGCGCGGTCGGGGTGGGCCTGGGCCTGCGCGGGGAGGACACCGAGCAGGAGGGCGACCGCGGCGATCACGGTGAGGGCGGCGAGGGCGACGCGGGAGGTCGAGCGCATGCAGGAGCCCCTTTCGAGGAGGGCTGCTTGGGCGTCGTACTGCTGGCCGGCCGGATGCTACTGGCGGGTGGGTGAAGTTCCCAGAAATGCACGGGAGTTGGCGGGAGTTGGCGGGCGTTCGCGGGCTTGGATCCACCATGCGCCGGAGCTTACGAGCGCAACCCGCGACGGTGGATGAGATCCGGAAACCCGTACCTGCCAGACGATCCACGCCCCAGACTGCGCCTTACCGAGCAGCCCCGGCGTCAGGCCGTCCGGATCCGGTCCCGCACCTCGGGCCGCACCTCGAACCCGGCCGCCTTGTACGTGGCGACGCCGCCGACATTGGAGCTCGGCGTGCACACACGTGAGCTCGACGAGCCCATCTCCCGCAGCGCGGCCGCCCCGGCCACGGTGATCGCCCGGCCGTAGCCGCGACCACGGTGATCCTTGTGGACGCCCATCGGCTCGACCAGCCCCGGCTTCCCCGGGCCGGCCGACCACACCGTCACCACCGCCGCCACGCTGCCCTGGTCGTCATAGGCGCCCAGGCAGCGGGCGTCGGCGTAGAACGGCCCCGCCGACAACGCATGCCCGTACTCGCGCGTAGGCCGCGAGGTGTTGAACGCCGACCGCAGGACGTCGGCGAAGTCCTGCGCCTGCTCCGGGCCGATCGATTTGATCCGCACGCCGGGGTCCTCCACCGGCTCGGTGAGGTCGCGGAAGAGAGGCGTCCACGGCTCGTCGACGCCCCAGCCCTCCTTGCTCAGCAGGTCGTGGAGCAGCAGGCCCGGGGGGACCTCGATGGACACCGTTCCCTCCGGCAGCACACCGCGCTCAGGCAGTGAGAAGTCCTCGACCAGCCGCCGCGCCAAGTCCTCATCCCGGAAGGCGTCCGGAGCGACCGCCATCCGCACCAGCGTCGGCGAGTCGAGCATCCCGACCGCGAGTATCCTCCCGTCCCGGCTCCAGGTCCGGACCACCGCGGCCGTCTCGGCCGTTCCGAACCGGTAGTTCCAGCCGATGTCCCCGGAATGCAACTGCATCGGCGCTTCGTCGTACTGCCACGCCCGCAGCGCGGCCATGGCCTCGCGTACCCCGTCGACAGTCGGCGTACTCAGCACAATCGTCATAGCCGGGATCAGACACTCCGTTCCGAAGGTCCACAACCGATTAACCGGGCCGATCCGGCTCAGGCTCACCCGCCTGCGAACGCAGCCGTCCGCGTTCGGTTCAGTGCCCCGGCAGGACATATGTCATCACCAGGTGATGACGCATGGCTCTGCAAGGTCGGCTGCCGGTCCTCGTAGGCTCCCCAGCATGTTCACATCTCACAAAGTCGGACGGGACGACTCCTGGGAAGGCGTCGTCATCGACAAGTCGCGGGGCATGCTCGACGGCTCGAACATGTACCACTTCGTCGAGGTCCGCCGTGCCGACGGCGAATCCATGAAAGTCCGGATCAGCCGCCGGCTCTGGAAGTCGATCGAGGTCAACGACCGGGTCGTCAAGCGGCCGGGAGCCGACCCGGTCAAGGAGTAGCCGTCCAGGAGCCCGGAGGTGAGGGAAGCCGCTACTGCCATTCCGGGGCCGCCGCACGTACCGGCCGGCTGAGCAGCTGAGCACCGCCCACGTACGCTCGCTGAGCTGCATGGCGGAGGTGGCGTCGGGACATGGCCATCGTCGCCCGCCTGCACATCACGTTCGGCCTGGTGGTGACCCCCGGTCTCGGTGCGCGCCACCACGGGAACGCCGGGCCGTCCCCCTGCCTGCATCTGGTGCATGTGCCGGACGAGCGGGGCTGAGCGACGGTCGGCCCGCGGGTCGGCCGCGCAAAAAAGGGGCCCTTCCCCGTACGAGGAAGGGCCCCTTGGCGGAGCGCCCGGCAGGCCTTGCACCTGCATCTCCCACCGGCTGGTGGACGTCTTTCCTTGGACCACAGACGCGCGGTTCCGGCCCGAGGACCGAAGTTGCATCATGATCATACTGCATTGGCCGACCGGCAGCGAAATCCGCCGGCGGGCCGCACAGACCAGGTCACAGGTCTGCTGGTGATGACTGATCGGCCATCATCAGCAGAGGGTGTACACCGAACCCACCAGGACCACTTCGGCCGCCTTCAAGGCCGGCATGGAGATCCTGGTGGGCCGCATCCGGCGCCTCGCTGCCGGCGGCTGGCTTCGCGTCGACGAGGAACTCGCGGCCCGGATCATCCACGGCGCGCGGCGCGGTGCTCACCTGGCTCTCCCTGCCCCAAGACCGGCGCGATCCGGCCCTGTTCACCGCGCTTCGGGAGTGCATGGTCGCCGCTGTCACCCACCAGCAGCCGGCCGTGCAGGACCCGGGTCCGGCCGGCTCCGCCCGTGCCCTGCGCGCCGCGCTGCCCGACCAGACGAACCTCAGCACCGCCGAGCAGCATCTGCTGCGGGAGTGGCTGAACCGTCTCGCCGCCGACGGCTGACGGCTGAGGGCTGGTGGTCGACGGCTGGTGGCCGACGGTTCGTACGTTCTCACCCGGACGAGACAGCCGTGGAGTTCAGACGTCCGCCGAGCCCACACGACTGAGGTGCGGCGCCGGCACCGGAAGGTCCGCATGCCGTTCCGCATGCCGTTCCGACGGAGAGAGCCGAGGCCACTGCCCTGACTCCGATGAACTACGTTGATCATGCACGGACCGGCGCCGGGGCGTCGCGCATGCAGGATGAAGCTGCCTGTCGGCAAGGGCAGTTCCGCGGCCTCCACCCGGCCGGCGCGCCTCAGGCGGCACCGGTGGGGGAAGGCGCCGGCAACGACGTCACCAGAATCGGAGAACAGCAATGCGGTACGAGCCGTCCGCGCAGCCCGACACGTCCGGTACGCCCTCCCTCGCGAGGCCGACCTCGCGTCGCCGGCTGCTGGGGGTGTCCGGTGCGGCCCTCCTCACGGCGGCGTGCGGTCCCAAGGGGGGTGAGCAGGCGGGTGACGAGGGCGGTGTGCAGCCGCGCGCGAAGAGCGGCGGTGCGCCCGCCGGCGAGGCGCCGGACGGGGCGCTCGGGGTGAACTTCAACGAAGACCCCTCCGACATGAGTTTCCCCCAGGTGCGGGCCCTTTCGGCGAAGTGGGTGCGCGGCTTCGTCCCGATGACGGACGACCTCGACACGCACGCCCCGGGCCGGCAGCGGTCCATCGCCAGGCTGCTCGACGCGGGCGGGAGCGGCTTCAGGACGATTCTCTCCCTGAAGTTCCCCTTCCTGACTCTCGGGCGGTCGCTGCCCACGGTGGGCAGCAAGGAGATGGCAGCGCAACTGAAGCGCGTGGACCGGGTGCTGGACGCGGTCATGGGGAAGACGGACATCCTCACCATCGGCAACGAGCCCTTCCTCGAAACCCTCGACGACGAGCGCGACGCGCGCCTCAACGTGTTCTACGAGCACGTCGCCGAACACGTCATCGGCTACCGCAACAAGCACTTCCCGCACGGCTGCGGGACCCGCCTGTACATGGGAGCCCTCAACCGCCTCGACCAGAAGGTCGGGCGCACACCGGCCACCGAGCGGTGGGTGGCCTTCGTCAACCGGAAGCCGGAGCTCGAGGGCCTCGACATCCATCCGCACGTCGACTCCCTGCAGGCGGCGGGCAGGTACGTCCAGTACGTCGTGTCCCGGCTGGACAAGGGCAAGAAGTTCCTCGCCACGGAGTTCTCCCTGGTGCAGCACTGGGAGGACCACATGGGCGACAAGGTCCCGGCGGCCTACGCCGAGAAGTACCAGGTGCCCCCGGACACCCGCGTGTGGCAGGTGATCGGCAACGCGATCGAGAAGCCCTTCCCCCAGGAGAGGTGGGACGACTTCCTCGCGATGAGTCCGTGGTTCGCCTCGCACAAGGACTATCTGACACAGCAGATGCGGATGTTCCGGGAGACCGGGAAGCTCGCGGTGGCCACCTACGGGGTGACGCAGATC comes from the Streptomyces angustmyceticus genome and includes:
- a CDS encoding DUF4232 domain-containing protein codes for the protein MNRTYTARIRRAALTAAAGVALAATVTACGTNGGSGSAASDDSAASAKATPESSSGASQEGSGSGKEAGSSANGGTSAKDGSSSSGSKSGQPGDQKGHGQSCGANDLKFSARSESQAGGYILLSARAKPGITCTIPSGLPSISFGSNGIEAHPAEQAVGPAVTLSGSKTAYAGINPKTTKTNGGVEFTFLIAAIGSSDPNPASVSTGSVTVDRPIVTNWHTSPADAVPGDGTDN
- a CDS encoding cellulase family glycosylhydrolase — translated: MRSTSRVALAALTVIAAVALLLGVLPAQAQAHPDRAPVRVPDRVTVGDRTFITDGQGRALQWRGFNLADKNSRGANAFADIHEYDLKDMAARGFNLARLAFFWDDLEPTPGHYDRGYLTKMRRILDWANRYHIKVILDAHQDVYGPHFGSRGVPDWATRDEGLPFWPIPDDWFSEYFEPSVQTAFDHLYKDADFRAAHARMWMTVASALGRHPALLGYDLMNEPFAKFLEGEDLPAAAARFEATELTELWNRLARAIRLVDRKSWVFVEPTVIVGVGVPTRMGHIDDPHAGYAPHFYETAMETGADYDPNGPFIPSYEAAISDYPTRHRMPVIVGEWGGNPYVPHASQFVTDMTASLDRFASGWTWWQWCRGGGYCFLDQTGTAKPNAQLLVQPYAQAVAGDPLTFAYDPATRTYTLTFRTRDTAVGPTRITVPRDTYPGGYRIDIQGNKASWDHYGQSVTVTTHGRAGATYRVTISPR
- a CDS encoding GNAT family N-acetyltransferase — protein: MTIVLSTPTVDGVREAMAALRAWQYDEAPMQLHSGDIGWNYRFGTAETAAVVRTWSRDGRILAVGMLDSPTLVRMAVAPDAFRDEDLARRLVEDFSLPERGVLPEGTVSIEVPPGLLLHDLLSKEGWGVDEPWTPLFRDLTEPVEDPGVRIKSIGPEQAQDFADVLRSAFNTSRPTREYGHALSAGPFYADARCLGAYDDQGSVAAVVTVWSAGPGKPGLVEPMGVHKDHRGRGYGRAITVAGAAALREMGSSSSRVCTPSSNVGGVATYKAAGFEVRPEVRDRIRTA
- a CDS encoding DUF7489 domain-containing protein, which translates into the protein MFTSHKVGRDDSWEGVVIDKSRGMLDGSNMYHFVEVRRADGESMKVRISRRLWKSIEVNDRVVKRPGADPVKE